A stretch of Lysinibacillus agricola DNA encodes these proteins:
- the prli42 gene encoding stressosome-associated protein Prli42, with translation MSNKKFQKIVVYTMVAIMVISSLAFGLSMLV, from the coding sequence ATGAGTAATAAAAAATTTCAAAAAATCGTTGTTTATACTATGGTCGCAATCATGGTAATTTCATCTCTAGCATTCGGCTTATCAATGCTAGTGTAA
- the mce gene encoding methylmalonyl-CoA epimerase — MEKVDHIGIAVRDLDERITYYTETLGLKLLKVEEVESQQVRVAFIDAGNVKIELLEPMSEKSAIHGFIEKRGEGIHHVAFGVTGIRERMAELREKGVRLLSEEPGPGAGGAEVAFMHPKSSFGVLYELCDKSGKGDK, encoded by the coding sequence ATGGAGAAAGTAGATCACATCGGGATTGCGGTACGCGATCTTGATGAACGCATTACATATTATACAGAAACTTTAGGCTTAAAGTTACTGAAAGTGGAAGAGGTAGAATCTCAACAGGTTCGTGTTGCATTTATTGATGCTGGCAACGTAAAAATTGAGTTATTAGAACCGATGAGTGAAAAAAGTGCTATTCATGGATTCATCGAGAAACGTGGAGAAGGTATTCACCATGTAGCTTTCGGTGTGACAGGAATTCGTGAGCGCATGGCAGAGCTTCGTGAAAAAGGTGTACGTCTTTTATCGGAAGAGCCAGGACCAGGTGCTGGTGGTGCAGAGGTTGCTTTCATGCATCCGAAATCATCTTTCGGTGTGTTATATGAATTATGCGATAAAAGTGGAAAAGGGGATAAGTGA